Below is a window of Armatimonadota bacterium DNA.
GAAGGAGCGGGAAGATGTCGACGGCGGGCGGCGCACCGTTCCGACCGTCCATGCCGAAATAGATCGGGACGCTGCCGAAGACTTCACGGCCGACGTCGGAGATCCGCATGAAAAGCGGCGTGAACTGGTCTTGCGGCACGCGCTTCGGCTCCGTGTCTCCCGGAGGGACGAGGGTCGCGTAGTCCTTGCCCTTGTCGGGAAGGATCTGGATCCTCATCAAGCCGTCGTAGCCACTGGCGACTTTATAGGAATTGTCCGTCGCGTACAGGATCCGGACCTTGGTGTCGTCCGTCGCGATCGTCGGAATGCGGCTACCGATCTGGGCTTGAGCCTGACTGATCGTACCGACCTCCTGCTTGAACGTGAAATTGTAGACCCGCTCGATGCCCGGTTTGAACTTGTAGCGGAGCTTGACGCCGCCTTCCGGCACCTTGATGCTGGTGTGGTTGTCGACCGTCACGTTGACCGAGGACCGGTTGACGATCTGCTGCTTGCCGTTCGAATCGACGAACAGGACGCATTCGATCTTCGCGTTGCCGTCGGCGATCTCCCGGGCCTGCGTGTTCAACGGGTAGACGTAGTCGTCACCGTCGATTTCAGGCAGCGCAGCCTCTAAGAACTGGCCGTTGACGTAGAAACCGATGTAACCGCCGGGCGGAATGCTGTTCTTCGGGATCCGGACCTTGACCGTTTCCCGGACGGTCGAACCGTCCAACGGTCGTCGGATCGTGAAGTTGGCCTGGCCAAAGGCGCTACTGGCGACCAAGGCTGCGAGTGCGAGGACGATAACCCTTTTCATGCTTCCGGCTCCGGCCGTTGGGAGAACCCGCCGGCCACAAGACACAGTTGTATTGTCGTACGAAACGACGCGGTTCGTTCGGTGGATGTTACACCACCCGGGACCCGGATTGCTCGGTTCGTCTGCCGATCACGGCCGACTTCAGGCGTCCAGCGTTCCGAACCGGACGACGTCCTGAAGTCCCTCAGGCGCATCGACCGCACCTCCGATCAGGCAGTGCCGGACCGGGCCCGCCGCGATGATCTCAGCTCCCGGTAGGACGACCGAGTCTTCGATCCCTTGCGGACAGACGACCCTGGCACCCTCCCCGATGACGACGTTCTCGCCCACCGGTCCCTCGACTTGGGCCCCGTCTGCGAACAAGACGCCTCCACCCACGACGTGCCGCGTCGTGGACAGGAAGGAGTCGAGCGTCCCCGTGTCGAACCACTCCCCTTCATAGACCCCGGCAAGGACGGTCTCACCGTTGTCGACCAGAGTCTGGATCGCGTCCGTGATCTCGTACTCCCCTCGGGCGCTCGGGGCCAGCCCCGGGAGTACGTCCCAGATCTGGGGCCCGAAGACGTACATGCCGGCCATCGCTAGGTTCGATTCAGGTTCGGCGGGTTTTTCGACGAGCTTGACGATCCGTTCTCCGTCGACGTTCGCAACGCCGAAACGTCTCGGGTCTTCGACGGGCTTGACGAGGTTCAAATTGGCACAACCCGATTCGCGGAACCTTCGGACGTGGGGCTCCAGCGGCCGGTCGTAGATCGCGTCTCCGAGATAAAGGACGAAGTCGTCGCCGGCGACGAAATCCTTGGCAAAGCCGACCGCATGGGCCAACCCCTTCGGCTCGACCTGCCGGGCGTAAGCCAGTTTCAGACCGAACCGCGAGCCGTCCCCTAAGGCCTCTCGGATCTGGGGTTCGTTGTCCCCCACGACGATGCAGACCTCTTCGATGCCGCAGCCTTTGAGTTGGTCGAACGCGTACTCGAGGGTCAACCGGTTCGCGATCGGAAGGAGCGGCTTCGGTACGACCTTGGTCACAGGGTAGAGCCGGGTCCCTTTTCCGGCTGCGAGGACGACGCCCTTCATGGGCCCATGTTGACACGAGAGGGGCGCCGGCAAGGGCCGGGCTTGGTACCATAGAACCGTGACACGGACGTCACTCCTCTTGATCGGTCTGACCGTGCTATCCGGATGCCGGCAATCGACGACCGCGCCGTACCCGGAATGGGCCGACGGCGGCCCTTCGCCGAGGCCGGCACCCGGCGGCACGTTCGCGGCCTATGTCGCCTTGGCCGACTCCGTCGTGAAACTCCTTCCTGAAGACTCGGCAAAGGTCACGTTTTCCGACGGGGCCCGAAAATCCGCGATGGACAGGCTCGGGCCCAGCCTTGACAGGCTCTCTAAGGCGTGCCAAGGCCGTTGCGACTACTCGTATCGTCCGGAATCCGCGTTCGACACGGAACCGTCCGCCCGAGGGTGGCGGCTTCTGGGCCGAGGGCTGGCTTGGCGGATCCGCTCCTGCTTCGAATCCGGAGACACCGGAAGGGCGGTCGAAGACCTCTTGACCGCTACGAAGTTCGGACTGGACCTGACCCAAGGCGACGCTCCGACCGCGTCCCTCGGGTTCGCCGTCTGCAACGAGGCCAGACAAGCGTTCGCGCCCCATGTCGGCGAGGTCTCCGCACAACAGTTGACCCGACTGGACGCAGGGCTCAGGAAGATCCTCTCGGACTACCCGGGGACCATGGCGGCCATCGAACACGAGAAACGACGCATGATGCTCGGAGTCCAGTTCGTCCAGGACTGCTATCGCGCGCAACGGTTCGACGACCTGACCCAGAGGCTCGGCAAAGACACTAAGCCCGCCGTCTCCTATCTCAAGGACCTGTCCGACTCTAAGCGCCCGGCCTACTTCGAGGGCTTCGCGGCGGAAGCCAAGGACTATGCGGACCACTGGGCCGGCCAGGCCGACAAGCCCGCCGTCGACCGCTCCCCATGGGAGCCGGCCGGCGCAGACCGCCCTTGGCGAAGGTTCTCCAGGGCCTTGTTCGAGACCGTGGAACCGACCCTGGCCCTCCATGACGCGTGCCTGGCCCGGACGCGGCTTTTGGCCCTCTCCGCATGGGCCACGGCCAAGGTCAAAGTCACGGGGCAGGCACCGGCAAACCTGTCGAAACTTCCGGAATCGTTGGTCACGGACCCTTACACGGGCCGGCCGTTCGTGTACCGGTCAGCGGGCGGGGATTTCAGCGTTTACAGCGTCGGCCCGGACGGCCTGGACGACGGGGGACAGGACGGTTCGAGCGACCTGGCGCTAGAGTCCGGCGACCTCTGAGGCCTTCGGAAGCGCATCGATCGCGACCCGCGGTCGCCATTGGGCGGCTTGGAACC
It encodes the following:
- a CDS encoding NTP transferase domain-containing protein encodes the protein MKGVVLAAGKGTRLYPVTKVVPKPLLPIANRLTLEYAFDQLKGCGIEEVCIVVGDNEPQIREALGDGSRFGLKLAYARQVEPKGLAHAVGFAKDFVAGDDFVLYLGDAIYDRPLEPHVRRFRESGCANLNLVKPVEDPRRFGVANVDGERIVKLVEKPAEPESNLAMAGMYVFGPQIWDVLPGLAPSARGEYEITDAIQTLVDNGETVLAGVYEGEWFDTGTLDSFLSTTRHVVGGGVLFADGAQVEGPVGENVVIGEGARVVCPQGIEDSVVLPGAEIIAAGPVRHCLIGGAVDAPEGLQDVVRFGTLDA